A portion of the Thermoflexus hugenholtzii JAD2 genome contains these proteins:
- a CDS encoding dioxygenase family protein: MHRAGWLLAMLGFLSLCAPIPGKKDSPTRPAFTPATIRPEAPPPALSTTPPPSPTEPPSTPEPEACAPTPPDALGPFYRPGAPVRSKVGEGFRLVGVVRSSRGCRPLPGARIEFWLAGPDGRYADAYRATVFADERGAYAFESHFPPSYGGRPPHIHIRVTAEGHRVLVTQYYPQPGQTRGQFDLVLVPEESSP; this comes from the coding sequence ATGCATCGCGCCGGATGGTTGCTGGCGATGCTCGGGTTTCTCAGCCTTTGCGCGCCGATCCCGGGGAAGAAGGACTCTCCGACGCGCCCGGCCTTCACACCGGCGACGATCCGCCCAGAGGCGCCGCCTCCGGCGCTCTCCACAACCCCGCCACCCTCACCCACCGAACCACCTTCCACCCCGGAGCCGGAGGCCTGCGCTCCTACCCCACCGGACGCCCTGGGGCCGTTCTATCGGCCGGGGGCACCGGTCCGCTCCAAAGTCGGCGAGGGGTTCCGGCTCGTGGGCGTGGTGCGCTCCAGCCGGGGCTGCCGGCCGCTGCCGGGCGCGCGCATCGAGTTCTGGCTGGCGGGGCCGGACGGGCGCTACGCTGACGCGTATCGGGCCACGGTCTTCGCCGACGAGCGGGGCGCTTATGCCTTCGAAAGCCACTTCCCGCCATCCTACGGCGGCCGCCCGCCCCACATCCACATCCGGGTTACCGCGGAAGGGCATCGGGTGCTGGTGACCCAGTATTACCCGCAGCCCGGCCAGACGCGGGGGCAGTTTGACCTCGTGCTCGTTCCGGAGGAGAGCTCTCCCTGA
- a CDS encoding PQQ-dependent sugar dehydrogenase, with amino-acid sequence MRKALPLIGVALLWMGACGRGPASPAPRASPIEISTSAPRPSPTATPLRPSPVPSTPSASPSPSAAFQPRVEVVATGLEVPWALAFAPDGRIFVTERPGRIRVIENGRLRPEPVAVLPVAATGEGGLMGLALDPDFPRNGYLYVMYTYRAGGALRNRISRLTMRGEVAGEERVLLDGIPGAGIHDGGRLAFGPDGKLYATTGDAAQRDQAQRLDSLAGKILRLNPDGSVPADNPFPGSYVYSLGHRNPQGLAWHPETQQLYSTEHGPSGEMGLCCRDELNLIRPGANYGWPIVTGIAGDPRFTDPILYSGESTTWAPAGMDFVTGDRLAPWNGHLFFGALRGQHLHHVILGPDGITVIFHEALFQGVFGRIREVKMGPDGYLYFTTSNRDGRGRPGPEDDRILRLVPGP; translated from the coding sequence ATGCGAAAAGCGTTGCCGCTGATAGGAGTTGCGCTGCTCTGGATGGGCGCGTGCGGTCGGGGGCCCGCCTCGCCCGCGCCGAGGGCTTCCCCGATCGAGATTTCCACCTCTGCGCCCCGCCCATCACCGACGGCGACCCCGCTCCGACCTTCTCCTGTCCCCTCCACGCCCAGCGCCTCCCCCTCTCCGTCGGCGGCCTTCCAGCCCCGGGTGGAGGTGGTGGCGACCGGCCTGGAGGTGCCGTGGGCCCTCGCCTTCGCGCCGGACGGTCGGATCTTCGTCACCGAGCGCCCCGGCCGGATCCGGGTGATCGAGAACGGCCGGCTGCGCCCGGAGCCGGTGGCCGTCCTCCCGGTGGCCGCCACCGGCGAGGGCGGGCTCATGGGCCTGGCCCTGGATCCGGATTTCCCCCGCAACGGCTATCTCTACGTGATGTATACCTATCGGGCCGGGGGCGCCCTGCGCAACCGGATCTCCCGGCTCACCATGCGAGGGGAGGTTGCCGGGGAGGAGCGTGTCCTCCTGGACGGCATCCCGGGAGCCGGGATCCACGACGGCGGCCGTCTGGCCTTCGGCCCGGACGGCAAGCTCTATGCCACCACGGGGGACGCAGCCCAGCGCGATCAAGCCCAGCGACTGGACAGCCTGGCGGGGAAGATCCTCCGCCTGAACCCGGACGGCTCGGTGCCGGCGGATAACCCCTTCCCGGGCTCGTATGTCTATTCGCTGGGCCACCGCAACCCCCAGGGCCTGGCCTGGCACCCGGAGACCCAACAGCTCTACAGCACGGAGCACGGCCCCAGCGGCGAGATGGGCCTGTGCTGCCGCGATGAGCTCAACCTCATCCGGCCCGGCGCGAACTACGGCTGGCCCATCGTGACCGGCATCGCCGGCGACCCCCGCTTCACGGATCCCATCCTGTATAGCGGGGAAAGCACCACGTGGGCGCCCGCCGGGATGGATTTCGTGACCGGGGACCGGCTGGCTCCGTGGAACGGGCACCTGTTCTTCGGCGCCCTTCGAGGACAGCATCTCCACCACGTGATCCTGGGGCCGGATGGGATCACGGTGATCTTCCACGAGGCGCTGTTCCAGGGCGTCTTCGGGCGCATCCGCGAGGTGAAGATGGGGCCGGACGGTTATCTCTACTTCACGACCAGCAACCGCGACGGCCGAGGGCGCCCGGGCCCGGAGGATGATCGGATCCTGCGCCTCGTGCCCGGGCCGTGA
- a CDS encoding ferritin: protein MSKALRDAMNDQIKHELYSAYLYLSMAAYFEALNLPGFAHWMRVQAREEVGHAMKFFDHLCDRGERVVLQAIEQPPADFPSPQEVFAQALQHERRVTGLIRNLYQIAVQENDPSSLPLLHWFLEEQVEEEKSVEQILEALRRIGENGAGLVMMDRELARREAE from the coding sequence ATGAGCAAAGCTCTCCGGGATGCAATGAACGACCAGATCAAGCATGAACTTTACTCCGCCTATCTGTATCTTTCCATGGCCGCTTACTTCGAGGCCCTCAACCTGCCTGGGTTCGCCCATTGGATGCGGGTGCAGGCCCGTGAGGAAGTGGGCCACGCCATGAAGTTCTTCGATCACCTCTGCGATCGGGGGGAGCGGGTGGTCCTGCAGGCCATCGAGCAGCCCCCCGCCGACTTCCCCTCGCCGCAGGAGGTCTTCGCCCAGGCCCTCCAGCACGAGCGCCGGGTCACCGGCCTCATCCGGAACCTCTACCAGATCGCCGTCCAGGAGAACGATCCCTCCAGCCTGCCCCTGCTCCACTGGTTCCTGGAAGAGCAGGTCGAGGAGGAGAAGTCCGTGGAGCAGATCCTGGAGGCGCTCCGGCGCATCGGGGAGAATGGGGCCGGGCTGGTGATGATGGACCGTGAGCTGGCCCGTCGGGAGGCGGAGTAA
- a CDS encoding sigma-70 family RNA polymerase sigma factor codes for MGESSARAHAMEARIASGDVEAEVIQRAQAGDPEAIGWLYDRYYLPIYRYLRVRVEDQEAAEDLAAEVFVRMIEHLPRYQARGRPFLAWLYTIARNLLTDYYRSQRGAPLDLPDPERERGDEGVMERIEARAQQDCLWRALRQLTPEQQEVLFHRFFEGRSVEETAQLMGKQPGAIKALQHRALAALRRRMEEMGCR; via the coding sequence ATGGGGGAATCTTCGGCGCGAGCCCATGCGATGGAGGCCCGCATCGCCTCCGGGGATGTGGAGGCGGAGGTCATCCAGCGGGCACAGGCGGGCGACCCGGAGGCGATCGGGTGGCTCTACGATCGCTATTACCTGCCCATCTACCGCTACCTGCGGGTCCGGGTGGAGGACCAGGAGGCCGCTGAGGATCTGGCTGCGGAGGTGTTCGTGCGCATGATCGAGCATCTGCCCCGCTACCAGGCCCGCGGGCGCCCCTTCCTCGCCTGGCTTTACACCATCGCCCGCAACCTGCTGACGGACTATTACCGCTCCCAGCGCGGGGCCCCACTGGACCTCCCGGATCCGGAGCGAGAGCGGGGGGACGAGGGGGTGATGGAGCGGATTGAAGCGCGGGCCCAGCAGGATTGCCTGTGGCGGGCCCTCCGGCAGCTGACCCCGGAGCAGCAGGAGGTGCTCTTCCACCGCTTCTTCGAGGGGCGCTCGGTGGAGGAGACCGCCCAGCTAATGGGCAAACAGCCCGGCGCGATCAAGGCCTTGCAGCATCGCGCCCTGGCCGCCCTGCGACGGCGAATGGAGGAGATGGGATGTCGCTGA
- a CDS encoding heavy metal translocating P-type ATPase: MSQGCERCGVDVLEEAEKAREGRSGAGSGIAEVGARASAAFAGLLMLVLLIVVGERLGWFHLLESRIPWPLWAGGTLLAGLPAFRDVARAARRGRVTPHTLMTAGVLATALVGEWSSALVLALFMRIGEEVERLTVEQARRAMRSLLALRPQRARVLRSGEEREVPVEAVQPGEVVVVRPGERIPVDGEVIEGHATVDPSALTGEAMPVEVGPGSRVWAASICQLGSLRVRATSVGADTTFGRILRLVEEAERSRPEVQRLADRVATWYLPAVATVGLLVLVLRRDPLAMAAVFAVACTCAFALATPVAMLAAIGAAARRGLLIKGGRFLEALARAEVLLVDKTGTVTLGRPQVADVIPLDGWREEEVLAFAAAAERDSEHPLAEAVRALARERGVRVPAVETFEALPGIGVRAQIGGHTVTVGRIAPDGADRLQALAARLAAEGKTVVAVRLDGQPIGLLTVQDTLRPEARDALQELQRLGLRRVELLTGDRPEAAAAVARSLGIPFRAGLLPEDKIAAVRAYQTEGRVVVMVGDGVNDAPALAQADVGIAMGSGTDVALEAGHIVLLRDDWRLLPEAVRIARSTMNVIQWNFALATVYNAIGALLAALGFLPPILAAAAQVVPDVGILLNSARLLRR; this comes from the coding sequence ATGTCGCAAGGCTGCGAGCGGTGCGGCGTGGACGTCCTGGAGGAGGCGGAAAAGGCACGGGAGGGCCGCTCGGGAGCCGGCTCGGGGATCGCGGAGGTGGGCGCCCGGGCCTCCGCGGCCTTCGCAGGCCTTCTGATGCTGGTCCTCCTCATTGTCGTCGGAGAGCGACTGGGATGGTTCCATCTTCTGGAATCCCGGATCCCGTGGCCCTTGTGGGCCGGCGGGACGCTCCTGGCCGGCCTCCCGGCGTTCCGGGATGTGGCGCGGGCAGCCCGCCGGGGACGGGTCACTCCCCATACCCTGATGACGGCAGGTGTGCTCGCCACCGCCCTCGTGGGGGAATGGTCGAGCGCCCTCGTGCTGGCGCTCTTCATGCGGATCGGAGAGGAGGTCGAGCGCCTCACGGTCGAGCAGGCTCGCCGCGCCATGCGATCCCTCCTCGCCCTTCGGCCCCAGCGGGCGCGGGTGCTCCGCTCCGGGGAGGAACGCGAGGTCCCGGTGGAGGCGGTGCAGCCGGGCGAGGTGGTGGTCGTGCGGCCCGGCGAGCGGATCCCGGTGGACGGTGAGGTGATCGAGGGACACGCCACGGTGGACCCAAGCGCCCTCACCGGGGAGGCAATGCCCGTGGAGGTGGGGCCCGGGAGCCGGGTCTGGGCCGCCTCGATCTGTCAGCTCGGGAGCCTGCGCGTCCGGGCGACGTCGGTGGGGGCGGATACCACCTTCGGTCGGATCCTGCGCCTCGTGGAGGAGGCGGAGCGGAGCCGGCCCGAAGTCCAGCGGCTTGCCGATCGAGTGGCGACGTGGTATCTGCCGGCCGTGGCGACGGTCGGGCTCCTGGTGCTGGTGTTGCGGCGCGATCCGCTGGCGATGGCCGCGGTGTTCGCGGTGGCCTGCACGTGCGCCTTCGCCCTCGCCACCCCGGTGGCGATGCTCGCGGCCATCGGCGCCGCCGCCCGCCGGGGCCTCCTCATCAAGGGCGGGCGGTTCCTCGAAGCCCTCGCCCGGGCGGAGGTGCTGCTGGTCGATAAGACCGGAACGGTCACCCTCGGCCGCCCGCAGGTGGCCGACGTGATCCCCCTCGACGGGTGGCGGGAGGAGGAAGTGCTGGCCTTCGCTGCCGCGGCCGAGCGGGACTCCGAGCACCCGCTCGCCGAGGCCGTGCGCGCCCTCGCCCGAGAGCGGGGCGTCCGGGTTCCGGCGGTCGAAACCTTCGAGGCCCTGCCGGGGATCGGCGTGCGGGCGCAGATCGGTGGCCACACGGTGACGGTGGGCCGGATCGCGCCGGACGGAGCGGATCGCCTCCAGGCCCTCGCCGCCCGCCTGGCGGCCGAGGGGAAGACCGTGGTCGCCGTCCGGCTCGACGGCCAGCCGATCGGGCTTCTCACCGTGCAGGATACCCTCCGTCCAGAGGCGCGCGACGCCCTCCAGGAACTCCAGCGGCTGGGGCTCCGGCGGGTCGAACTCCTGACCGGGGATCGCCCGGAGGCGGCGGCGGCCGTGGCGAGGTCCCTCGGTATCCCCTTCCGGGCCGGGCTCCTCCCGGAGGACAAGATCGCGGCCGTCCGGGCCTACCAGACCGAGGGGCGGGTCGTGGTGATGGTAGGGGACGGCGTCAACGACGCCCCGGCCCTGGCCCAGGCCGACGTGGGGATCGCCATGGGGAGTGGGACGGATGTGGCCCTGGAGGCCGGACACATCGTCCTGCTGCGGGACGACTGGCGGCTCCTGCCCGAGGCGGTCCGGATCGCCCGGTCCACGATGAATGTCATCCAGTGGAACTTCGCCCTCGCCACGGTCTATAACGCCATCGGAGCGCTGCTGGCCGCCCTGGGGTTTCTCCCGCCGATCCTCGCGGCGGCGGCCCAGGTGGTGCCGGACGTGGGCATCCTCCTGAACAGCGCCCGCCTGCTGCGGCGCTGA
- a CDS encoding sugar-binding transcriptional regulator: protein MDDERLAQVASWYYEEGLDQGAIARRLGCSRSMVSRYLKEARARGLVEIRIRHPLKTDPRLEEALRAAFSLREAWVLGNPPAGDRLRLRRLGELGAQALQRRLRPGIRIGLSWGTAVYEVVRAMPEIPLKGAQVIQIIGALGAGDPMIDGPELARWLAEKLEAPVRHLHAPLLVESEAVAQALRHERTIAETLALARKVHVALIGIGSVDPRLSSLRRAGYLRESELEALRAAGAVGDVLARALDAEGNPLDHPLNRRVIGLELEALRRIPTVIAVAGGAAKAPAIRAALRGGYVDVLVTDAEAAAAVLAMEGALAYA from the coding sequence ATGGATGACGAGCGGTTAGCCCAGGTTGCGTCCTGGTATTACGAGGAGGGGCTGGATCAGGGGGCGATCGCCCGGCGGCTGGGGTGCTCGCGTTCCATGGTCTCGCGTTACCTCAAGGAGGCGCGGGCCCGGGGCCTGGTGGAGATCCGGATCCGGCATCCCCTGAAGACCGATCCCCGGCTGGAGGAAGCGCTGCGCGCGGCCTTCTCCCTTCGGGAGGCCTGGGTGCTGGGCAACCCTCCGGCGGGTGACCGTCTGCGGTTGCGCCGGCTGGGGGAGCTGGGAGCGCAGGCGCTGCAACGGCGGCTGCGCCCGGGGATCCGCATCGGGTTGAGCTGGGGCACGGCCGTCTACGAGGTGGTGCGGGCGATGCCCGAGATCCCGCTGAAGGGCGCCCAGGTGATCCAGATCATCGGCGCCCTGGGCGCCGGCGACCCGATGATCGACGGGCCGGAGCTCGCCCGCTGGCTGGCGGAGAAGCTGGAGGCCCCGGTTCGCCATCTGCACGCCCCCCTGCTGGTGGAAAGCGAAGCGGTGGCCCAGGCCCTGCGGCATGAGCGGACCATCGCCGAGACCCTGGCCCTGGCCCGCAAGGTCCATGTAGCTCTGATTGGGATCGGCTCGGTGGACCCTCGACTCTCCAGCCTGCGGCGGGCAGGCTATTTGAGGGAATCTGAGCTGGAGGCGCTCCGGGCCGCCGGGGCGGTGGGGGATGTGCTGGCCCGGGCGCTGGACGCGGAGGGGAACCCCCTGGATCATCCTCTGAACCGGCGGGTGATCGGCCTGGAGCTCGAGGCGCTGCGCCGGATCCCCACGGTGATCGCCGTGGCCGGGGGCGCGGCCAAGGCCCCAGCGATCCGGGCTGCGCTGCGCGGCGGCTATGTCGATGTGCTGGTCACCGACGCAGAGGCGGCGGCGGCCGTCCTCGCCATGGAGGGAGCGCTGGCCTATGCGTGA
- the pdhA gene encoding pyruvate dehydrogenase (acetyl-transferring) E1 component subunit alpha encodes MREAPTTSLLDATLDLPRERLIDWLYQMLLIRAFEETVEQLYAAGKMHGTMHLYIGQEAVAVGAIAALRPDDYITSTHRGHGHAIAKGQDLRAMLAELLGKETGVCRGRGGSMHLADLERGNLGANGIVAGGIPIAVGAGLSIRMQRQDRVVLCFFGDGAANHGNFHEGLNMAAIWRLPVVFLCENNQYAMSMPVQRAMAVHRVADRAAAYGIPGETVDGMDVVAVYRSVQAAVERARRGEGPTLIEAITYRYKGHSKSDRQVYRTRDEVQAWMARDPIARLREALIARGWLSEAEAATLEERAREAVAEALRAAEGDPEPEVAQLTEGVYAEDPLFPPRWIRQAFGSEVPVEPPAGTRALSYAEALREAMTQAMAADERVFLMGEDIGVYGGAFGVTQGLIERFGPERVRDTPISENTIVGAGVGAALTGMRPIVEMQFMDFVTLAMEQTVLQAAKVRYMFGGKARVPLVLRLPGGSGTGAAAQHSESLEAWFVHVPGLKVAAPATPYDAKGLLLAALADDNPVIFVEHKLLYRTRGPVPEEPYLVPLGKAAVRRPGRHLTIVAYSIAVLRALEAAERLATEGIEAEVIDLRTLKPYDAETVIASVKKTGRLLIVHEAPLLGGFGGELAAAVAQSEAFAYLEAPIIRLGGVDVPIPYHPRLERAAVPQVEDIVEAARRLARLEI; translated from the coding sequence ATGCGTGAAGCGCCGACGACGTCTCTTCTCGACGCGACGCTCGACCTCCCCCGGGAGCGCCTGATCGACTGGCTCTACCAGATGCTGCTCATCCGGGCCTTTGAGGAGACGGTGGAGCAGCTCTACGCGGCCGGCAAGATGCACGGCACCATGCATCTTTACATCGGCCAGGAGGCGGTGGCCGTGGGGGCCATCGCCGCCCTGCGCCCCGATGACTACATCACCTCGACCCATCGCGGCCACGGCCACGCCATCGCCAAAGGGCAGGACCTGCGGGCGATGCTGGCGGAGCTGTTGGGGAAGGAGACAGGGGTGTGCCGCGGCCGCGGCGGCTCGATGCACCTGGCTGATCTCGAGCGGGGCAATCTAGGGGCCAACGGCATCGTGGCCGGGGGGATCCCCATCGCCGTAGGGGCAGGGCTCAGCATCCGCATGCAAAGGCAGGATCGGGTGGTGCTGTGCTTCTTCGGCGATGGAGCGGCCAACCACGGCAACTTCCACGAGGGCCTGAACATGGCTGCCATCTGGCGGCTGCCGGTGGTCTTCCTCTGCGAGAACAACCAATACGCCATGTCCATGCCGGTCCAACGGGCCATGGCCGTGCACCGGGTGGCCGATCGCGCCGCTGCCTATGGGATCCCCGGGGAGACGGTGGATGGCATGGATGTGGTGGCGGTGTATCGGTCGGTCCAGGCGGCGGTGGAGCGGGCCCGGCGGGGGGAGGGCCCCACGCTGATCGAGGCGATCACGTATCGCTACAAAGGGCACTCTAAGAGCGACCGCCAGGTCTACCGCACCCGGGACGAGGTGCAGGCCTGGATGGCCCGCGACCCGATCGCCCGGCTCCGCGAGGCGCTGATCGCCCGGGGGTGGCTCTCGGAGGCGGAGGCGGCGACCCTGGAGGAGCGGGCCCGGGAGGCCGTGGCGGAGGCCCTCCGGGCCGCCGAAGGAGATCCGGAGCCCGAGGTGGCACAGTTGACCGAAGGCGTCTACGCCGAGGATCCGCTTTTCCCTCCTCGCTGGATCCGGCAGGCCTTCGGCTCCGAGGTCCCGGTGGAGCCGCCGGCGGGGACGCGGGCGCTTTCCTACGCGGAGGCCCTGCGGGAGGCGATGACCCAGGCCATGGCCGCCGACGAGCGGGTCTTCCTGATGGGCGAGGACATCGGGGTCTACGGCGGGGCCTTCGGGGTCACCCAGGGGCTGATCGAGCGGTTCGGGCCGGAGCGGGTGCGGGACACCCCGATCTCGGAGAACACCATCGTCGGGGCCGGTGTCGGGGCGGCCCTCACCGGGATGCGCCCCATCGTGGAGATGCAGTTCATGGACTTCGTGACCCTGGCCATGGAGCAGACCGTCCTCCAGGCCGCCAAGGTCCGCTACATGTTCGGGGGGAAGGCCCGGGTTCCGCTGGTGCTGCGGCTCCCCGGAGGCTCCGGCACGGGGGCGGCGGCCCAGCACTCGGAGAGCCTGGAGGCGTGGTTCGTGCACGTGCCGGGGTTGAAGGTGGCCGCACCCGCCACGCCCTATGATGCCAAGGGGCTGCTGCTGGCCGCCCTGGCCGATGACAACCCGGTGATCTTCGTGGAGCACAAGCTGCTCTATCGAACCCGCGGGCCGGTTCCGGAGGAGCCCTATCTCGTCCCCTTGGGGAAGGCGGCGGTGCGGCGGCCGGGGCGCCATCTCACCATCGTTGCTTACTCCATCGCGGTGTTGCGGGCCCTGGAAGCGGCGGAACGGCTGGCGACGGAGGGGATCGAGGCGGAGGTGATCGATCTGCGCACCCTGAAGCCCTACGACGCCGAGACGGTGATCGCCTCGGTGAAGAAGACGGGGAGGCTGCTGATCGTGCACGAGGCGCCGCTGCTGGGCGGGTTCGGCGGGGAGCTGGCGGCCGCGGTCGCCCAGAGCGAGGCCTTCGCCTATCTGGAGGCCCCCATCATCCGCCTGGGCGGCGTGGATGTCCCCATCCCCTATCATCCGCGCCTGGAGCGGGCGGCGGTTCCCCAGGTGGAAGATATCGTCGAGGCGGCCCGGCGGCTGGCGCGCCTGGAGATCTGA
- a CDS encoding dihydrolipoamide acetyltransferase family protein, producing the protein MPVPVIMPKFEMAQESGRILRWLKQEGETVTKGEALLEVETDKVAMEVEAPASGTLVGIRVGPGAVVPIGQPIAYILLPGEVWEGAPGASPATSPAGAPRATPVAERIAQAHGVDLSVVPGTGPGGRVTKADVEAFLAQRAAEGKVKAAPAARRLARELGVDLRQVEGTGPGGRIQSEDVRRAAEALRGAVVPEAPARPAIRRRVPLAGMRRTIAERMSRSVREAPQFTVSIDVEMSRAMAIVEDLAAWAEREGGPRVTLTALLVKACAWALRRHPALNATLEGEEILEWEDVNIGVAVAVPEGLVVPVIHEADRRGLMEIAQILEEKARRAREGALRLEDVQGGTFTLSNLGMYGVDRFTAILNPPQAGILAVGRVAKRPVVGGGDEVVVRPVATLTLTADHRVIDGAQAAQFMETLRAVLERPGLLLG; encoded by the coding sequence ATGCCGGTCCCGGTGATCATGCCCAAATTCGAGATGGCCCAGGAGAGCGGGAGGATCCTCCGCTGGCTGAAGCAGGAAGGGGAAACGGTCACCAAAGGCGAGGCCCTCCTGGAGGTGGAGACCGACAAGGTGGCGATGGAGGTGGAGGCGCCGGCCAGCGGAACCCTGGTGGGGATCCGGGTTGGTCCCGGAGCGGTGGTGCCCATCGGCCAGCCCATCGCCTACATCCTCCTGCCCGGGGAGGTCTGGGAGGGCGCGCCGGGCGCATCGCCGGCTACCTCGCCGGCCGGCGCCCCGCGGGCGACGCCGGTGGCGGAGCGGATCGCCCAGGCCCACGGGGTGGATCTTTCGGTGGTGCCGGGCACCGGCCCGGGAGGACGGGTGACCAAAGCGGACGTGGAGGCGTTCCTGGCTCAGCGCGCGGCCGAGGGGAAGGTGAAGGCGGCCCCGGCGGCGCGGCGGCTGGCCCGGGAGCTGGGGGTGGATCTGCGGCAGGTGGAGGGGACCGGCCCGGGCGGGCGGATCCAATCCGAGGATGTGCGGCGGGCGGCGGAGGCGTTGCGCGGCGCCGTCGTCCCGGAGGCCCCGGCCCGCCCGGCGATCCGCCGTCGGGTGCCGCTGGCCGGGATGCGGCGGACCATCGCGGAGCGGATGAGCCGGAGCGTGCGGGAGGCGCCGCAATTCACGGTCAGCATCGATGTGGAGATGAGCCGGGCGATGGCCATCGTCGAGGATCTCGCGGCCTGGGCGGAGCGGGAGGGCGGGCCCCGAGTAACCCTCACGGCGCTGCTGGTGAAGGCCTGCGCCTGGGCCCTGCGGCGGCATCCCGCCCTCAACGCCACGCTGGAGGGGGAGGAGATCCTGGAGTGGGAGGACGTGAACATCGGGGTGGCAGTGGCCGTCCCCGAGGGCCTGGTGGTGCCGGTGATCCACGAGGCCGATCGGCGAGGGCTGATGGAGATCGCGCAGATCCTGGAGGAGAAAGCCCGGCGGGCGCGGGAGGGGGCGCTGCGTCTGGAGGATGTGCAGGGGGGAACTTTCACCTTATCGAATCTGGGGATGTATGGGGTGGATCGGTTCACGGCGATCCTCAACCCACCCCAAGCGGGCATCCTGGCGGTGGGCCGGGTGGCGAAGCGACCGGTGGTCGGGGGAGGAGATGAGGTCGTGGTGCGCCCGGTGGCGACCCTCACCCTGACGGCGGACCACCGGGTGATCGACGGCGCGCAGGCGGCTCAGTTCATGGAGACCCTCCGGGCAGTCCTGGAGCGGCCGGGGCTGTTGCTGGGGTGA